One window of Trichoderma breve strain T069 chromosome 3, whole genome shotgun sequence genomic DNA carries:
- a CDS encoding pyridoxal-dependent decarboxylase conserved domain-containing protein produces MPGSSRIPQSLRGSLESVKRRKQALSLNMLNLELLKNIIFFYFVLRWTRRLWWKLKGRGIIGAILELYRDVERTLYGYFLRAPGVRGQVQKKVKESLDKMSNKLVPAGQTKYLSLPKEGLTDEAVRAELDSLANMDHTRWEDGYVSGAVYHGEGDLLKLQTEAFGKFTVANPIHPDVFPGVRKMEAEIVSMVLNLFHAPVGAAGVTTSGGTESILMAVLAARQRAYNERGVTEPEMILPATAHTAFRKAGEYFKIKIHYVDCPAPTYQVDVRRVARLINRNTVLLVGSAPNFPHGIIDDISALSKLALRKKLCLHVDCCLGSFVIACLDKAGFETQPFDFRLKGVTSISCDTHKYGFAPKGSSTVLYRSAELRSYQYFVSPDWAGGVYASPGLAGSRPGALIAGCWASMMRLGETGYVDACGKIVGATKKITEAIQNGPVLSSELEVLGKPLVSVVAFSAKNLDVYDIADGMSSKGWHLNALQSPPAIHVAVTMPIVKVWERLVSDLETVVEEEREKERVRLVEGKGAKGKAMGDSAALYGVAGSLPNKGVVVDLATGFLDLLYKV; encoded by the exons ATGCCAGGCAGCTCGCGCATTCCGCAGAGCCTCCGCGGCAGTCTGGAGAGCGTCAAGCGCCGGAAACAGGCGCTGTCGCTCAACATGCTCAATCTCGAACT CCTCAaaaacatcatcttcttctacttcgtCCTCCGGTGGACCCGGCGCCTGTGGTGGAAGCTCAAGGGCCgcggcatcatcggcgccATCCTCGAGCTGTACCGCGACGTCGAACGAACCCTCTATGGCTACTTCCTGCGCGCTCCGGGCGTGCGCGGCCAGGTGCAgaaaaaggtcaaggaaTCGCTCGACAAAATGTCCAACAAGCTGGTGCCGGCCGGCCAGACAAAGTACCTGTCGCTCCCCAAGGAGGGCTTGACGGACGAAGCCGTGCGCGCCGAGCTCGACTCGCTAGCAAACATGGATCACACCCGCTGGGAGGACGGCTACGTCTCTGGCGCCGTGTATCACGGCGAGGGCGacctgctgaagctgcagacGGAGGCGTTTGGCAAGTTTACCGTGGCCAACCCCATCCACCCGGATGTTTTCCCGGGCGTGCgcaagatggaggctgagaTTGTGAGCATGGTGCTCAACCTGTTTCATGCCCCGGTTGGTGCTGCCGGCGTGACGACGTCGGGCGGCACCGAGAGTATCCTCATGGCCGTGCTGGCTGCGCGCCAAAGGGCTTACAACGAGCGTGGAGTTACGGAGCCAGAGAT GATCCTGCCAGCTACTGCGCACACGGCTTTCCGCAAGGCCGGCGAGTacttcaagatcaagattcACTACGTAGACTGCCCTGCTCCCACGTATCAAGTAGACGTCCGCCGAGTGGCCCGCCTCATCAACCGCAACACGGTGCTGCTGGTAGGCTCCGCGCCCAACTTCCCCCACGGAATCATTGACGACATCTCGGCGCTGAGCAAGCTTGCGCTGCGCAAGAAGCTGTGCTTGCATGTGGACTGCTGCCTCGGCTCCTTTGTCATTGCCTGCCTCGACAAGGCGGGCTTTGAGACGCAGCCGTTCGACTTTCGTCTCAAGGGCgtcaccagcatcagctgCGACACGCACAAGTACGGCTTCGCGCCCAAGGGCAGCTCGACGGTGCTTTACCGCTCTGCCGAGCTGCGGTCGTACCAGTACTTTGTCTCGCCCGACTGGGCCGGCGGCGTCTACGCCTCGCCTGGGCTGGCGGGATCACGGCCTGGAGCGCTGATAGCCGGTTGCTGGGCCAGCATGATGCGGCTGGGCGAGACGGGATACGTGGATGCCTGCGGCAAGATTGTGGGGGCGACCAAGAAGATTACCGAGGCGATTCAGAACGGCCCCGTGCTGAGCAGCGAGCTCGAGGTGCTCGGCAAGCCGCTCGTCTCGGTGGTGGCCTTTTCGGCCAAGAACCTGGATGTGTACGACATTGCCGACGGCATGTCATCCAAGGGCTGGCACCTCAACGCGCTGCAGAGCCCCCCGGCCATCCACGTAGCCGTGACGATGCCCATTGTCAAGGTGTGGGAGCGGCTGGTCAGCGACCTGGAGacggtggtggaggaggagcgcgAGAAGGAGAGGGTCCGGCTGGTGGAGGGCAAGGGGGCAAAGGGCAAGGCCATGGGCGACTCGGCTGCGCTGTACGGCGTGGCGGGATCGCTGCCGAACAAGGGGGTCGTGGTTGATCTGGCTACAGGGTTCCTCGATTTGCTGTACAAGGTATGA
- a CDS encoding galactosyl transferase GMA12/MNN10 family domain-containing protein, protein MHFAYPSRKSSNPPPFRPRSSRLPGLRRSRIKTIGIGLFVVFAVLWFFSNPRVPRPDHERVPSGQPPVVVVTVIDPTQYPNSYLKTVKENREQYAAKHGYEALVVRAFDYDTKGAPQSWSKLMAMRHALAKFPECKFVWYLDQDAYIMDVNKSLEEHLLGQRRLESLMIKNYPVVPPDSIIKTFSHLRADEVDLVVSQDTSGLVAGSVVVRNSQWSKFFLETWMDPLYRSYNFQKAERHALEHIVQWHPTILSKLALVPQRILGPYTRTDKGDAYQDGDFVVMFNGCTKEGVLSCETESATYYQKWSSAFRS, encoded by the exons ATGCATTTCGCATATCCTTCTCGCAAGAGCTCCAACCCGCCGCCCTTCCGGCCTCGATCCTCAAGGCTGCCTGGCCTGCGGAGGAGTCGCATCAAGAccattggcattggcctgtTCGTCGTGTTTGCGGTACTTTGGTTCTTCTCCAACCCTCGAGTGCCGCGCCCCGATCATGAGCGCGTGCCTTCTGGCCAGCCGCCCGTCGTCGTTGTGACCGTCATCGACCCGACCCAGTATCCCAATTCCTATCTGAAGACGGTCAAGGAGAACCGCGAGCAGTATGCCGCCAAGCATG GATATGAAGCACTTGTGGTGAGAGCCTTCGACTACGACACCAAAGGAGCGCCGCAGAGCTGGTCCAAGCTCATGGCTATGCGACATGCGCTGGCCAAATTCCCCGAGTGCAAGTTCGTTTGGTACCTCGACCAGGACGCCTACATCATGGACGTAAACAAGTCATTGGAGGAGCATCTACTGGGACAGCGGAGGCTAGAGAGCCTGATGATCAAGAACTATCCCGTCGTGCCACCggacagcatcatcaagacgTTCTCGCACCTGAGGGCAGACGAGGTCGATCTTGTTGTCAGCCAGGATACCTCGGGCTTGGTGGCCGGCAGCGTCGTGGTGAGGAACAGCCAATGGAGCAAGTTTTTCCTCGAGACGTGGATGGACCCTCTGTACCGAAGCTACAACTTCCAAAAGGCCGAGAGACACGCTCTG GAGCACATTGTCCAATGGCACCCCACCATCCTCTCGAAGTTGGCGCTCGTGCCACAACGCATCCTCGGCCCTTACACGCGCACCGACAAAGGCGATGCCTACCAAGACGGCGACTTTGTCGTCATGTTCAACGGCTGCACCAAAGAGGGTGTCTTGAGCTGCGAGACCGAGTCGGCAACCTACTACCAGAAATGGAGCTCGGCGTTTAGGAGCTAG
- a CDS encoding RING-variant domain-containing protein, which produces MEWFGERARTPYQTSVHEKTSTTAYHEEQTEPDHTREYASSHAQPSPDTTHRHRRYRPRTCRICLDTVEPKYPANSSKSSKPIYVSDDPELGRLLSPCKCKGSQKYVHEGCLNSWRLSNPTVKRNYWQCPTCKFSYRLVRLHWASMLSSKWAQAGLTLFILVASIFFLGFMADPILNLWVDPFGTVTDAVTSVVTDIEAIKEPDWEPPTTWGEHFLKGFFSLGLVGIFKSMIALSPWHWWNLRSLTGTSRRQGGRARVENISLVFVIIGAFTALMGIWKGVKKLSERVLKNVSERVLDVGGDDGDVDDDEDIPNGKKDL; this is translated from the coding sequence ATGGAGTGGTTTGGAGAGAGGGCTAGGACCCCGTACCAAACGTCGGTCCACGAAAAGACATCCACCACCGCCTATCACGAGGAACAAACGGAACCTGACCATACGAGAGAGTATGCATCTTCGCATGCTCAACCGTCACCAGACACTACACACAGACACAGGCGATATAGGCCACGGACATGTCGCATTTGCCTGGATACCGTGGAGCCAAAGTATCCTGCCAACTCGTCCAAGTCGAGCAAGCCGATATACGTGTCTGACGACCCCGAGCTGGGAAGACTGCTGTCTCCTTGCAAGTGCAAGGGGTCGCAAAAATATGTCCACGAGGGATGCCTCAATTCTTGGCGACTCTCAAATCCGACAGTCAAGAGAAATTACTGGCAATGCCCGACGTGCAAATTCTCCTACCGGCTGGTCCGCCTTCATTGGGCCTCGATGCTAAGCAGCAAATGGGCTCAAGCTGGCCTGACATTGTTTATCCTTGTGgcgagcatcttctttttggggTTCATGGCCGACCCAATCCTTAACCTCTGGGTCGATCCTTTCGGTACTGTCACTGATGCCGTTACAAGCGTCGTCACAGACattgaggccatcaaggagcCCGACTGGGAACCACCGACGACCTGGGGCGAGCATTTTCTCAAGggattcttctctctcgGGCTGGTTGGCATTTTCAAATCCATGATTGCACTGTCACCGTGGCATTGGTGGAACCTGCGCAGCTTGACGGGAACCAGCAGACGCCAAGGGGGAAGGGCCAGAGTGGAAAACATCAGCCTCGTGTTTGTGATTATCGGAGCCTTTACTGCCCTCATGGGAATATGGAAAGGAGTCAAGAAGCTGAGTGAGCGCGTGCTGAAGAATGTGAGTGAGAGAGTCTTGGACGTCGGCGGAGACGacggtgatgttgatgacgatgaggatatcCCGAATGGGAAGAAGGATTTATGA
- a CDS encoding proteasome subunit domain-containing protein, protein MADRYSFSLTTFSPSGKLVQIEYALNAVNQGITALGIKATNGIVLATEKKSSSPLADQSSLSKISHITPNIGTVYSGMGPDYRVLVDRARKVSHTGYKRIYNEYPPTRILVQDVARVMQEATQSAGVRPYGVSMLIAGWDEGIDPEEEETEAKEGEEVKKTKKTGGIHKGGPMLYQVDPTGSYFPWKATAIGKSATKAKTFLEKRYSEELELEDAIHIALLTLKDNIEGEMSGDSIEIGIVGPPADHLLGVEGVEGATGPRFRKLTPQEIEDYLSSL, encoded by the exons ATGGCGGACAGATACTCCTTCTCCCTCACAACATTCTCGCCCAG CGGCAAGCTGGTGCAAATCG AGTATGCTCTGAATGCGGTCAACCAGGGTATCACTGCTCTGGGTATCAAAG CTACGAATGGCATCGTCCTCGCTACCGAAAAGAAGTCGTCTTCCCCTCTCGCCGACCAGAGCAGCTTGTCCAAGATTAGCCACATCACCCCCAACATCGGCACCGTCTACTCCGGCATGGGCCCCGACTACAGAGTACTAGTCGACCGAGCGCGCAAGGTTTCCCACACAGGCTACAAGCGCATCTACAACGAATACCCTCCCACCAGAATACTTGTGCAGGACGTGGCCAGAGTCATGCAGGAGGCTACCCAGTCAGCTGGTGTCCGACCATACGGTGTCAGCATGCTGATTGCCGGCTGGGACGAGGGCATCGAccccgaagaggaggagacggaggccaaggagggcgaggaggtgaagaagacaaaaaagactGGCGGCATCCACAAGGGAGGCCCCATGCTGTACCAGGTCGACCCGACTGGAAGTTATTTCCCTTGGAAGGCCACGGCCATTGGCAAGAGTGcgaccaaggccaagaccTTTTTGGAGAAGCGATACTcggaagagctggagctggaagacgCCATCCACATTGCTCTGTTGACGCTCAAGGACAACATTGAGGGTGAAATGAGTGGAGATTCCATCGAGATTG GCATTGTTGGCCCCCCAGCTGACCACCTGCTGGGCGTTGAGGGAGTGGAGGGTGCCACGGGCCCCAGGTTTAGAAAGTTGACTCCTCAGGAGATTGAGGATTACTTGTCAAGTCTATGA
- a CDS encoding regulator of chromosome condensation (RCC1) repeat domain-containing protein: MDLFATGFNAWNQLSIEQKILTDEPHDLFAFTKVLSATAIERPVSRLTYTIIRQDGRLIVAGLAPEPQHLEQLYTSAENTSGQILTIVQDKNTHDSNKLVKYSSVSSLEPDAIFPCTPPATQIAAFSTGFVILHSNGTVSTFGDSRFEACLGRDIDPPNRPSETPGPVPDLHEIASADDPVKCVTAGGTAVAALTTSGSVYVWGSSSTSSTASKASDTSHHRHHRRGHAFQQLSGMPNYTEIDDGKDVVDVALGESHAIALTADGLIYVIGENNNGQLGIGKVTERAEEWINVPFNAAEGSKIVGVAAGPRASFILTAKT, encoded by the exons ATGGATCTTTTCGCAACAGGCTTCAATGCCTGGAACCAGCTTTCCATAGAGCAAAAGATCCTCACAGACGAGCCTCATGACCTCTTCGCCTTTACAAAAGTTCTTTCCGCAACAGCCATTGAACGGCCTGTCTCGCGCCTCACTTACACGATTA TTCGACAAGATGGGCGCCTCATCGTCGCCGGCCTTGCCCCCGAGCCTCAGCATCTCGAGCAGCTCTACACGTCAGCCGAAAACACCTCCGGCCAAATCCTAACCATCGTCCAAGACAAGAATACCCACGACAGCAACAAGCTCGTCAAGTATTCGTCAGTATCATCCCTAGAACCTGACGCCATCTTCCCTTGCACCCCTCCAGCGACGCAAATCGCGGCCTTCAGCACCggcttcgtcatcctccaCTCCAACGGCACCGTCTCTACCTTTGGCGACTCTCGTTTCGAAGCTTGTCTAGGAAGAGACATCGATCCGCCAAACCG ACCGTCTGAAACTCCGGGCCCGGTACCCGATCTCCATGAAATCGCCTCGGCTGACGATCCCGTCAAATGCGTCACGGCTGGCGGAACCGCCGTTGCGGCTCTGACGACGAGCGGCAGCGTCTACGTATGGGGTTCTTCTAGTACTtcgtcgacggcgtcaaaggcatcagacacttctcatcatcgtcatcatcgtcgaggaCATGCTTTCCAGCAACTCTCTGGCATGCCCAACTATACAGAAATCGACGACGGGAAAGACGTCGTGGATGTTGCTCTCGGAGAGTCACACGCCATCGCACTAACGGCGGATGGACTCATTTACGTCATCGGTGAGAATAACAATGGCCAGCTTGGGATTGGTAAGGTTACCGAGAGAGCAGAAGAATGGATCAATGTGCCCTTTAATGCTGCCGAGGGTTCTAAGATAGTAGGAGTGGCGGCTGGTCCGCGGGCATCCTTTATTCTAACTGCCAAGACATAG
- a CDS encoding ribonuclease III domain-containing protein, with protein sequence MSPSPLPNPAAPSASASASAPSESRSRSSPRQPRNQRRRRRAGILSRTRSRTSGRFPFPSSSSQFQPQRRDRLLYGSAFASARHVRLPSWARCLSHTSRARAGAPNYRRPMWRVTGELAAAGVQSGSLSPAPGSAPGLSPGDVLRRPCPDADADADADAQAQAQWAAVSRSSSSSGASLAPLNIEVTSPSVERWAGTNTEAADAAADAGDGVAMDEAPGPGFDIREPPSAPDGVSSGSQAAPLGEDGEQTGIMASRAYQIEMLEQSLERNVIVAMDTGSGKTQVAILRIKKELETCDPKQIIWFIAPTISLCSQQHDVLKLHIPTVSMMMLAGASNINAWGPDIWSTLLDTARVVISTPQILLDALDHAYITMNHLALIVFDEAHNCVGKNPGGKVMTNHYHPRKQTGQSVPSILGLTATPSIQSEKEGLEALEILLDARCISPTLHRDELLKCVKRPTISHVIYTPRPDRPEDMTPTMRTLNQVYKDLDITEDPYIHQLRRDPTDKNMRKLAEVIEKYDTYTQNQMKSFCSRSKEICKQLGPWAADLYIWKAISAHLDKVEGDRDLASQWWMDAEKKYLAQVYHRVKVQRPPKTPQTFDDISDKVGRLLSELLSTQEHNVGIIFVEERVMVTMLYEILNINQAIRAKYRIGTMVGTSAYATRRKAVYEFGDKSDYKDLLSFRQGKINLLIATSVLEEGIDVPACNLVICFDTPTTSKSFIQRRGRARKKDSRLVIFFEQANPALRKWEEKEEEIKKLFDDEQREFRELSQLEEASENPADIFFIVPSTKARLDFDNAKAHLEHFCRVLSPGEFVDSRPDYIIHQEPDSKDLRCTVLLPPYLPTSLRKHSSASAWQSEKNATKDAAYLAYRALFDAELVNDNLQPFKASDMGSIDARASEVLVEPIMKPWHHVAKEWRNELRDKWLYSLTCVDEDGQVASEYEVLLPVRINQPQPLQMYLDRSHKMELRLSAGTPVPHDRITDLPDQTSTLLALHFGHRWPIEPVEHVIRVWAKGESLSMHQIGEMTYDPEKEGVKEGQYLIRDNTKSPYTYKDTVGFKPAITQVQHAFYEYEKAPEDVPYLVLNKWTRRTDFLHRLHGDPTKEQASSRPYSRVYPSQWATVDTIPAKHAQFGMMIPTIIHELGIMIMAKELAKTVLWDVKIKNLELVREALSARSAAEPVNYERVEFLGDSILKFFTCIRVAAQYPDYPEGYLSHKRDRLISNSRLYKTAINYRLPRFLITKPFTGQKWRPLYLDAILQEEETEAIANRKVSTKTLADMVEALIGVSYIDGSLDGGLKGGLHKAVKCLSTFLPETNWTSVEEDRHIMFDRVPEGEPLPPTLEPVERLIGYSFKKKALLIEALTHASFAAEMGKRSFERLEFIGDAILDNIVVTKLFDVKPELPHFRMHTLKTGLVNGDFLAFMTMEHGLTSTEPAVGEDGNVKTVETTSYLWSYMRQNSEPIVVERKETMKRHAALREEILDAMENGTHYPWALLAALNPKKFFSDVFEAILGAVWVDSGSMDECNAIADRFGLLKYLDRLLRDEVHVQHPKEELGKWANTETVTYELDMRENDQNAAEKEFFCKVLVGKREVVAVRGGINKEEVKTKAATEAMKILEREKRNGEGDVEMGE encoded by the exons ATgagtccatctccattgcCGAATCCAGCAGCCCcatctgcttctgcttctgcttctgccccGTCCgagtcgaggtcgaggtcgagCCCGAGGCAACCCCGCAACCAgcgtcgccgtcgtcgagcCGGGATCCTGTCGAGGACGAGATCACGGACAAGCGGCCGCTTCCccttcccatcatcatcatcccagTTCCAGCCCCAGCGACGAGACCGCCTTTTGTACGGCTCCGCCTTTGCGTCTGCCAGACACGTCAGGCTGCCATCCTGGGCTCGCTGCCTGAGTCACACTTCCAGGGCCAGAGCGGGAGCGCCAAACTACCGCCGTCCCATGTGGCGGGTGACTGGGGAACTAGCGGCGGCTGGCGTGCAATCCGGCAGCTTGAGCCCTGCTCCGGGATCTGCTCCGGGCCTGTCGCCTGGTGACGTGCTTCGGCGGCCCTGCCCAGACGCGgatgcagacgcagacgcagacgcacaagcacaagcacaatgGGCCGCCGTGTCCAGATCCTCAAGCTCTTCTGGGGCCTCGCTGGCACCCCTGAACATCGAGGTGACTAGCCCGAGCGTCGAGAGGTGGGCGGGCACTAACACggaggctgctgatgctgctgctgatgctggggATGGCGTTGCCATGGACGAGGCTCCCGGGCCCGGATTCGATATCAGGGAGCCTCCGTCCGCTCCAGATGGCGTGTCCTCAGGCTCCCAGGCAGCACCACTgggtgaagatggcgagcAGACAGGAATAATGGCGTCTAGAGCGTATCAGATTGAGATGCTCGAGCAGAGCCTCGAGCGAAATGTGATTGTGGCT ATGGATACAGGAAGTGGCAAAACTCAGGT GGCTATTCTTCGTATCAAAAAAGAACTAGAAACTTGCGATCCGAAACAG ATCATATGGTTTATCGCGCCAACAATCTCGCTGTGTTCTCAGCAACATGACGTACTCAAGCTACACATCCCTACCGTGTctatgatgatgctggctgGGGCGTCCAATATCAATGCTTGGGGCCCGGATATCTGGAGTACCCTCTTGGATACAGCTCGAGTTGTCATATCAACGCCTCAGATCTTGCTAGATGCTCTTGACCATGCGTATATTACCATGAACCATCTGGCGCTGATTGTATTTGACGAAG CCCACAACTGCGTTGGCAAAAATCCTGGCGGCAAGGTCATGACGAATCACTACCATCCACGCAAGCAGACTGGCCAAAGTGTTCCGTCCATCTTGGGCTTGACAGCAACTCCAAGTATTCAGTCCGAGAAAGAGGGCCTCGAGGCTCTGGAGATACTGCTGGATGCAAGATGCATCTCGCCCACTCTTCACCGTGACGAGCTTCTCAAATGTGTCAAAAGACCGACCATATCGCACGTCATCTACACTCCTCGCCCAGATCGCCCGGAAGATATGACTCCCACTATGCGCACCCTGAATCAAGTATATAAAGATCTAGACATAACAGAAGACCCCTACATACATCAGCTACGACGTGACCCCACGGATAAGAACATGCGTAAGCTGGCCGAGGTCATTGAAAAGTACGACACCTACACGCAGAATCAGATGAAGTCATTCTGCTCTCGGTCGAAAGAGATATGCAAACAGCTTGGCCCCTGGGCTGCTGATCTTTACATCTGGAAGGCCATATCGGCTCAccttgacaaagtcgaagGAGACCGTGACCTCGCCAGCCAGTGGTGGATGGACGCGGAAAAGAAGTACTTGGCCCAAGTCTATCACCGAGTCAAAGTCCAACGTCCTCCCAAGACGCCGCAGACATTTGATGACATTTCCGACAAAGTAGGCCGGCTCTTGTCCGAGCTTCTATCCACACAAGAACACAACGTGGGCATCATATTTGTCGAGGAGCGCGTCatggtgacgatgctctACGAGATCCTGAATATAAACCAGGCCATCAGGGCCAAATACAGAATCGGGACCATGGTTGGAACCTCGGCCTATGCTACACGACGCAAGGCCGTATATGAATTTGGCGATAAGTCCGATTATAAGGATCTGCTGAGCTTTCGCCAGGGCAAGATTAACCTCCTCATTGCAACGTCAGTTTTGGAAGAGGGCATTGATGTGCCTGCTTGCAACCTTGTCATCTGCTTTGATACCCCGACGACTTCAAAGTCGTTTATTCAAAGGCGTGGTCGAGCTCGGAAGAAGGATTCAAGACTCGTCATTTTCTTTGAACAGGCTAATCCTGCTCTTCGGaaatgggaagaaaaagaagaggagataAAGAAACTGTTTGACGACGAGCAAAGGGAGTTCCGCGAGCTCAGTCAGTTGGAAGAGGCTTCGGAGAACCCggccgacatcttcttcatcgtaCCGTCCACTAAAGCGAGACTCGACTTTGACAATGCCAAAGCTCATCTTGAGCATTTCTGCAGAGTCTTGTCTCCAGGTGAATTTGTCGACAGCCGGCCAGATTACATCATCCATCAAGAGCCTGATTCCAAGGACCTCCGTTGCACCGTACTGCTTCCACCGTACTTGCCGACGAGTCTGAGGAAGCATAGCAGTGCGTCTGCGTGGCAATCCGAAAAGAATGCTACAAAGGATGCGGCTTACCTGGCCTATCGCGCTCTATTTGATGCTGAGTTAGTGAATGACAATTTGCAGCCCTTCAAGGCTAGCGATATGGGCAGCATCGATGCTCGAGCGTCTGAAGTGCTTGTTGAGCCGATTATGAAGCCATGGCACCACGTTGCCAAGGAGTGGCGCAACGAATTGCGTGACAAGTGGCTCTACTCTCTGACTTgcgttgatgaagatggacaagTGGCGAGCGAGTATGAAGTTTTGCTGCCCGTCCGGATTaaccagccacagcctctGCAAATGTATCTTGATCGAAGTCACAAGATGGAGCTGCGGCTTTCTGCTGGAACTCCCGTCCCACATGATAGGATTACGGATCTTCCAGATCAGACGTCCACTCTGTTGGCGCTCCATTTTGGACATCGGTGGCCAATTGAGCCAGTTGAGCACGTTATCCGGGTTTGGGCAAAGGGAGAATCCTTGTCGATGCATCAAATCGGCGAGATGACATACGATCCGGAAAAGGAGGGCGTAAAAGAGGGCCAGTACCTCATCCGAGATAATACAAAGTCTCCTTACACATACAAGGATACGGTTGGATTCAAGCCCGCCATAACCCAAGTGCAGCATGCATTCTACGAATACGAAAAGGCGCCAGAAGACGTCCCCTATCTCGTGCTCAACAAGTGGACGCGGAGAACTGATTTCTTGCACCGCCTTCACGGAGACCCTACCAAGGAGCAGGCGAGTAGCAGGCCGTATTCACGAGTGTATCCATCGCAATGGGCGACGGTCGACACGATCCCGGCGAAGCATGCGCAGTTTGGCATGATGATTCCTACCATCATCCACGAGCTCGGCATCATGatcatggccaaggagctggccaaAACTGTTCTCTGGGATGTTAAGATCAAGAATCTGGAGCTGGTCAGGGAGGCTCTAAGCGCGCGAAGTGCTGCTGAACCGGTGAATTACGAGAGAGTGGAGTTTTTGGGCGATTCTATACTCAAGTTCTTCACCTGCATTCGTGTCGCTGCTCAAT ATCCCGATTACCCCGAGGGCTACCTCTCGCACAAGCGGGACAGGCTCATTTCCAACTCTAGACTTTACAAGACGGCCATTAATTATAGACTGCCTAGATTCCTCATTACCAAGCCCTTTACGGGCCAAAAATGGCGTCCACTATACTTGGACGCAATTCttcaggaagaagagaccgAGGCTATAGCGAATAGAAAAGTATCGACAAAGACACTCGCAGACATGGTTGAGGCACTCATAGGAGTCTCATATATAGACGGAAGCCTCGATGGCGGCCTCAAAGGAGGCCTTCACAAAGCGGTTAAATGCCTCTCCACGTTTCTCCCTGAAACCAATTGGACAAGTGTGGAAGAAGATAGGCACATTATGTTCGACAGAGTGCCAGAGGGCGAACCACTTCCGCCAACTTTGGAGCCAGTGGAGAGGCTGATTGGATACTCGTTTAAGAAAAAAGCCCTTTTGATCGAGGCTTTGACGCATGCTTCATTTGCGGCAGAAATGGGCAAGCGATCTTTCGAAAGACTCGAATTCATTGGAGATGCCATTTTAGACAACATCGTTGTAACGAAGCTGTTTGATGTCAAGCCGGAATTACCCCATTTCAGGATGCATACACTCAAGACGGGGTTGGTGAATGGCGACTTCCTGGCCTTTATGACCATGGAGCACGGCTTGACATCGACAGAACCTGCTGTGGGAGAAGACGGCAATGTGAAAACCGTAGAGACAACTTCTTATTTGTGGAGTTATATGCGACAAAACTCGGAGCCTATTGTGGTTGAGCGCAAGGAAACGATGAAGCGACATGCGGCCTTGAGAGAGGAGATTCTCGACGCCATGGAGAATGGCACGCATTACCCCTGGGCACTTCTAGCTGCGCTGAACCCAAAGAAGTTTTTCTCGGATGTGTTTGAGGCAATTCTCGGCGCCGTGTGGGTTGACTCTGGGTCGATGGATGAGTGCAACGCCATTGCTGATCGGTTCGGGCTTTTGAAATACTTGGACCGGTTGCTTCGAGATGAAGTCCATGTGCAGCATCCTaaggaggagctgggcaagTGGGCGAATACGGAGACGGTCACGTATGAGCTGGATATGAGGGAGAACGACCAGAATGCGGCCGAGAAGGAGTTCTTTTGCAAGGTCCTTGTTGGGAAGAGGGAGGTTGTGGCGGTGAGGGGAGGGATCAATAAGGAGGAGGTGAAGACGAAGGCTGCGACGGAGGCGATGAAGATTTTGGagcgggagaagaggaatggGGAGGGGGATGTTGAGATGggtgagtga